The window TTCCTTATAAAGTCATCAACTAAAAATTCAAGTGATTCATTAGAAAGTATTAAAAGTGAAACAAAGGAAGAAGAATGTGTCATGAAAAAAGAAGAGAAACTAGATTTGTTTGATTTAGACACTGATGAGGATATATTGAAAGACTTGGATATACCAACCAACAAATGTGAGCCTAGCAAGGTTGAAAAAGGCAAGAAACCAAGCCAacgaaaaacaacaaaaagaaGTAGGGCTGTTAAAGAGGGTAAATCTGAGAAAAAGCGTAAGAGGATTATTATTGATGAGGAATCAGAGAGTGATggtaagaaatttatttaaatgcacCAAAGATGAATTTACTCAATAATCCTATTCCAGATATATTTGGTTCAGATAAGTCTGATGCTGAAGATGACCTTATAGagcaaacatttttggaaGAACAAGAACCACCACCCAAACCTTTGCCACCCAAAAACAAACGGAGGAAGGctgttaaaaacacttatGAAGATGATGAAGGATTTATTGGTaactttgtttcaaatttttattatccttttttttaatccattcTTCTTAGTAACTCAAACAGAATACATTTATGAAACAGCTTCTGAAGATGAATATGAGCCTAATAACAAAATTGCTAAACATGAAGAACcaataaaatccaaattgcAAAAGAAAGGCAGTGGTAGCTCGGGAAATGATACAAGTCCAAATAAAGTAACTGCAAAAGCTAACAAAGGAAGCAAGAATAAggtttcaaaaactaatcagCCCACacttatgaatttttttaaaaaggagtaggagatattttatttttaatattgttcaataaaagaaaaatattcataataataatttttaattcattagtATGCTTCATACCCTATCTTCCAAAGTTATGCCTTCATACAATCTCGAAGTAACAGGATTCCCTATACccataacaaatttttcagtGGCTTCTTGTCCTAAAATCCCAAAAATTTACACTTTCCCTAACAAACTGCAATTTATTCTATTACCTTCTTCAGCAATAACATATTTACTATTCAAACTTTCTTTATTATAACAGATTTCAAGCTGcaaatctttattttcaacatGGCCTTTAGTACTAATGCGTTCTCGCTTAATGAGCTCTCTCAATAAAGGGGGAAATTCCATAGTTCTGGGTAGTATTTTTTGAGCTGTTGGTTCAGATGGCTGTGTTAGTTTGCAGTAAGTTGCTTCTTCATGTTTAGGTATGAGCCTATAATCTGTTTTGTATGAAGTACGTTCAATTAGTATCGGATCTTTCATGATTTTTCCTCTGAATGTTTTTTGCACTAAAACTCTGACACTTCTAAGATACTGTAAAGATAAAGACTTGATGCTTTTGTGTGCAATTGGAGCAAACTTACGTCTGGAGGTTGATTTTTTGGTTGGGGCAAAGTTTCTACTTTCAAAATCTTCATGTAGCTGGGTTCAGGGTACCTTTCAAATTTGGTTCTCGTAACTATTCGCCCCACTCccatatttcttaaattaccTACAATTTCCCACAAGCTTTTGCCTTTGAAATCGTGGGTTCTACCAATGTATTTATAGGGCATTTTTATAGTGTTATTGTATTAactaaaagaatttttttttagtttgcaaattaaaaattaaggttATGATTAATTATATTTGACACGCTGAAAGGAAAATAGCGCATTGCAACGTGGCGTGTAGGGCAACTGGAcgccattttgaaataattttcaatattacttgaaattatttaagaagGAATTAGATTAATGAGCAAAAGTCAAACAGcataaaagtatattttcctattttgtacaaagattaaaataaatattgtaaacaaaaaaaaacaaacttaatGTCAGGGCCATGCCCTTATACGCTGCTATTCTTTTCAAGTAGTACATATGTAGACTTGTACCCGACAAacttatctaaaaaaaaaatgcgtaAGTGATGAAATCGGATTAAGAACAGTTATTCCCAGATATCACcgcatttaataaaaatatttaagaaagaaaattgTCACAAAAAAGCGACCATCTTCCATCTGGTTTACACAATTTCATAATCCCTGCACTTAATCTTGACGTCATTACAGTTGATTCGCTGATGGCACGATGGACAGGGAGAACTAACTCACTTAACTTTGAGTAGTCTTTTAGTCGCGTCGACAACATCTTCAGGACGTGGTAAAGCTGCCGCTTCTAAACCTTTCGCATATGGCATTGGAATATCAGCACCTAGATGAGACCTTCAGTgccataaattaataaaagccTCAAATTCTTACCAGTAATTCGTACAGCCGGCTGATCTAAATGATAAAACACC of the Euwallacea similis isolate ESF13 chromosome 8, ESF131.1, whole genome shotgun sequence genome contains:
- the LOC136410262 gene encoding DNA polymerase delta subunit 3-like is translated as MEKHLDKLEELIKDDDKIITVPLYATIANLPYKKAEECIIKFLEVNQGSKEIHPTYILNGIQKDTGKISVVLVSEETHMNEKQTFESNVQESIFSIQKAKDINYNIISLVEPDIESKLDVIKLGALIGKNCIKRVIKKGVVPSTCGPLTKEKSIVFNSSSKTVSKEIKTEEQNEHNKEEINKPKANTQGSIANLFNNAAQNKKKSKQPDPKPVSVKGLSNFLIKSSTKNSSDSLESIKSETKEEECVMKKEEKLDLFDLDTDEDILKDLDIPTNKCEPSKVEKGKKPSQRKTTKRSRAVKEGKSEKKRKRIIIDEESESDDIFGSDKSDAEDDLIEQTFLEEQEPPPKPLPPKNKRRKAVKNTYEDDEGFIVTQTEYIYETASEDEYEPNNKIAKHEEPIKSKLQKKGSGSSGNDTSPNKVTAKANKGSKNKVSKTNQPTLMNFFKKE
- the mRpS34 gene encoding small ribosomal subunit protein mS34, which encodes MPYKYIGRTHDFKGKSLWEIVGNLRNMGVGRIVTRTKFERYPEPSYMKILKVETLPQPKNQPPDYLRSVRVLVQKTFRGKIMKDPILIERTSYKTDYRLIPKHEEATYCKLTQPSEPTAQKILPRTMEFPPLLRELIKRERISTKGHVENKDLQLEICYNKESLNSKYVIAEEGQEATEKFVMGIGNPVTSRLYEGITLEDRV